The window tccattcctatgaaccaaaggatttTAAAAGAAAAAATTCTATAAAAATCCTATCTTCTAAAATACCTATAAAATTCCTTTAAACCCGTCTAACGAGTTGCTGCGTGCAGACTTGGAGCAAGTTGATGCCGGGCACTGGACTCGTGTCTTCTGGTCTGTGAATCCACTGAACCACGTGCATCGTAACTTGACATGACAGGTACAGCACGTAGTACATCATCCTTCCAGCCTACCCACGTGATTGAGAGGATTGAGAGAGGCAAAGATATGATCCCGCATAGACATCCGTGCCATTGCCAGCCAGATTCCTCTTGCTGGGACGAGTATTTCTCTTTCACATTTGATCATGCCTTGCATTGCGCGGTTGTCAGAAAGTTTTATTTTTAAGTTTCAGTCCATTCTTGAAATAGGAGTAATACTCCTAGATAACTTTGCAGTACTCAATTGCCACAATTTTCAGTCCATTTTTGAAATAGGAGTACCATTCTTTCTTGTACTACTAAAAAAATTGCCACAATTTTGGTGTTAACATACGTCCACGTACATGGTGCATGCAGGCGGTGTCAGACGAGGGGTGAGCGATGTACAACGGCGGTCAGGCGGGCTTGACCTTCTGGAGCCCCAACGTGAACATCTTCCGCGACCCGCGGTGGGGCCGCGGCCAGGAGACACCCGGCGAGGACCCCGCCGTCTCCGGCCGCTACGCCGCCGCCTATGTCCGCGGCCTCCAGCAGCCCTACGGGGGCGCAGGTCGCCACGGCGGCCACACGCGTCTCAAGACCGCCGCCTGCTGCAAACACTTCACGGCCTACGACCTCGACAGCTGGTCCGGCACCGACCGCTTCTACTTCAACGCCATCGTCACGCCGCAGGACCTCGAGGACACCTTCAACGTCCCCTTCCGCTCCTGTGTCGTCGACGGCCGCGCCGCCAGCGTCATGTGCTCCTATAACCAGGTCAACGGCGTGCCCACCTGCGCCGACGAGTCCTTCCTCCGCGGCACCATCAGGGGCAACTGGCACTTCGAGGGGTACATCGTCTCTGACTGCGACTccgtcgacgtcttctaccgcgacCAGCACTACACCAGGACCCAcgaggacgccgtcgccgccacgCTCCGGGCCGGCCTCGACCTCGACTGCGGCCCCTTCCTGGCCGTCTACACCGAGGGCGCCGTCGCGCAGCGGAAGGTGTCCGACGCCGACATCGACGCCGCCGTCACCAACACCGTTATCGTGCAGATGCGCCTCGGGATGTACGACGGCGATCTGGCCACGCAGCCGTTCGGCCACCTCGGCCCGCAGCACGTGTGCACGCCCGCGCACCAAGAGCTGGCGCTGGAGGCGGCGAGGCAGAGCGTCGTGCTCCTCAAGAACGACGGCGCCGCGCTGCCGCTCTCACGAGCCGCGCACCACACAGTCGCCTTCGTCGGCCCGCACTCCCAGGCCACCGTGGCCATGATCGGGAACTACGCCGGTCAGCCGTGCCGGTACACCACGCCGCTGCAGGGCATCGGCAGGTACGTGAAGACCACATTACACCAGGCGGGCTGCACCGACGTGGCATGCCAAGGCGGCAACCAGCCGATCGCCGCTGCCGTCGACGCGGCCCGTCGTGCTGACGCCACCGTCGTCCTGCTCGGCCTCGATCAGAAGGTCGAGGCCGAGGGCCTGGACCGGACAAGCCTGCTCCTTCCTGGTCGCCAGGCGGAGCTCGTCTCCGCTGTGGCGAAGGCCTCCAAAGGGCCGGTGATCCTCGTCCTCATGTCCGGCGGGCCCGTCGACATTGCCTTCGCGCAGAACGACCGGAAGATCGCTGGCATCCTGTGGGCAGGGTACCCCGGCCAGGCCGGCGGGCAGGCGATCGCCGATGTAATCTTCGGTCACCACAACCCAGGTATGTACACTTAGACAGTGTCTATTTGAATGATTCAAGTCCGGATCGAATTTCAGATGACAAAATTTACCAAAAATTGAAGCAAGGACACGAGTTTGATAGGTTTTGGATTGGAATTGGTGCAGGAGGGAAGCTGCCGGTGACATGGTACCCACAGGATTACCTGCAGAAGGCGCCGATGACAAACATGGTGATGCGCGCCGACCCGGCGAGGGGGTACCCCGGACGGACGTATCGGTTCTACACTGGCCCGACCATCCACCCGTTTGGACACGGCCTCAGCTACACCAAGTTCACCCACACGCTCGCGCACGCGCCGGCGCAACTCACCGTCCAGCTTGCCGGTCaccacgccgccgcctcctcctccctcaaCACGACGAAGCATCTTGGCCATGCCGCCGCCGATGTGCGTGTCTCGCACGCGCGGTGCGAGGGCATCCCGGTCCACGTGGTCGTGAAGAACGTCGGAGACCGGGACGGCGCGCATACGGTGCTCGTGTACGCGTCCCCTCCGGCTGCGGCCGCCGCGGCCCACGGCGCGCCCGCTCGTCAGCTGGTTGTGTTCGAGAAGGTGCACGTTCCCGCCGGCGGCGTGGTCCGCGTGGAGATGGGCCTCGACGTCTGCAACGAACTCAGCGTGGCCGACCGGGACGGGGTCCGAAGGATCCCCGTGGGCGAGCACACGCTGACGATCGGCGAGCTAACCCACCTGGTCACGCTGGGGGTCGAACAACTAGCAGTGTAGTGGCTAAGGATTCGGACAATAGCCATGGATGTCAACAGCAAGTGTTGGATAGTTTGGAATTGGATTTTCATGGTGCCAGACACTGTCTCCGCAAAGGTGGAGAGAGGAATTAGAACTGCACCTGATTACTAAAATTGTTCTACGCACTGCAAACGATTATGAAACTGGAAGCAATACAAAGAATCATTGTTTCTACCTCTCGGGTGTGAAATTGTCTCCATGTATTCCTGAATCTTGCGTCTA is drawn from Triticum dicoccoides isolate Atlit2015 ecotype Zavitan chromosome 4A, WEW_v2.0, whole genome shotgun sequence and contains these coding sequences:
- the LOC119286024 gene encoding probable beta-D-xylosidase 2 codes for the protein MYNGGQAGLTFWSPNVNIFRDPRWGRGQETPGEDPAVSGRYAAAYVRGLQQPYGGAGRHGGHTRLKTAACCKHFTAYDLDSWSGTDRFYFNAIVTPQDLEDTFNVPFRSCVVDGRAASVMCSYNQVNGVPTCADESFLRGTIRGNWHFEGYIVSDCDSVDVFYRDQHYTRTHEDAVAATLRAGLDLDCGPFLAVYTEGAVAQRKVSDADIDAAVTNTVIVQMRLGMYDGDLATQPFGHLGPQHVCTPAHQELALEAARQSVVLLKNDGAALPLSRAAHHTVAFVGPHSQATVAMIGNYAGQPCRYTTPLQGIGRYVKTTLHQAGCTDVACQGGNQPIAAAVDAARRADATVVLLGLDQKVEAEGLDRTSLLLPGRQAELVSAVAKASKGPVILVLMSGGPVDIAFAQNDRKIAGILWAGYPGQAGGQAIADVIFGHHNPGGKLPVTWYPQDYLQKAPMTNMVMRADPARGYPGRTYRFYTGPTIHPFGHGLSYTKFTHTLAHAPAQLTVQLAGHHAAASSSLNTTKHLGHAAADVRVSHARCEGIPVHVVVKNVGDRDGAHTVLVYASPPAAAAAAHGAPARQLVVFEKVHVPAGGVVRVEMGLDVCNELSVADRDGVRRIPVGEHTLTIGELTHLVTLGVEQLAV